From a region of the Tiliqua scincoides isolate rTilSci1 chromosome 4, rTilSci1.hap2, whole genome shotgun sequence genome:
- the IPP gene encoding actin-binding protein IPP, whose translation MASAASEFPFLADRHARLILAQINKMRCGQHFCDVQLQVGEEVFKVHRLVLAASSPYFAALFAGGMKESSKDVVQILGVDAGIFQVLLDFIYTGVVGIGENNVQELIVAADMFQLMEVVDLCCEFLKGQVDPTNCIGLFQFSEQIVCHDLLEFTENYIHAHFLDIQNGEEFLTLTKEQLIKILRSEELSIEDEYQVFTAAMQWILKDLGRRKKHVVEVLDTVRFPLLPPQRLLKYIEGVPDFSLRVALQTLLKEYCEVCKSPKDSKVSSFLQAAKARPRRKARKYLYAVGGYTRLQGGRWSDSRALSCVERFDTFSQFWTTVSSLHQARSGLGVAVVGGMVYAIGGEKDSMIFDCTERYDPITKQWAAVASMNHPRCGLGVCSCYGTIYAFGGWVGAEIGTSVERFDPEENSWEVVGSMALPRYNFGCCEMQGLIYVVGGIGNEGIELCSMEVYEPISKRWTTLPAMGTRRAYLGVAALNDCIYAVGGWNETQGALPTVEKYSFDEEKWMEVASMKVPRAGVCVVAVNGLLYATGGRTASYDSAAPVTSDSVEVYNPHLDTWTEIANMITSRCEGGVAVL comes from the exons ATGGCTTCTGCTGCTAGTGAGTTCCCCTTCCTGGCAGATAGGCATGCTCGTCTTATACTAGCCCAGATCAACAAGATGAGGTGTGGGCAGCACTTCTGTGATGTGCAACTCCAGGTTGGTGAAGAAGTCTTTAAGGTCCACCGGCTTGTCCTGGCTGCGAGCAGCCCGTACTTTGCGGCTCTGTTTGCAGGAGGGATGAAAGAATCTTCAAAGGATGTTGTGCAGATCCTGGGTGTGGATGCTGGCATCTTTCAGGTTCTTCTGGACTTTATTTACACAG GTGTTGTTGGCATTGGCGAGAATAACGTCCAAGAACTGATTGTGGCGGCAGACATGTTCCAGCTCATGGAAGTGGTAGACCTTTGCTGTGAATTTCTAAAGGGGCAGGTTGACCCCACCAACTGCATTGGACTCTTCCAGTTCTCTGAACAAATTGTTTGTCATGATCTACTAGAATTCACAGAGAATTACATCCATGCCCACTTCTTGGACATCCAGAATGGAGAGGAATTCCTGACCTTGACAAAAGAACAGCTTATTAAGATCTTGAGGAGTGAGGAGCTGAGCATAGAAGATGAGTACCAGGTTttcacagctgcaatgcagtggaTTCTGAAAGACCTGGGGAGAAGAAAGAAACACGTGGTGGAAGTCCTGGATACAGTTCgctttcctttgcttccccctCAAAGACTCTTGAAGTACATAGAAG GTGTTCCTGATTTCAGTCTCCGAGTGGCCCTTCAGACTCTGTTAAAAGAATACTGTGAAGTGTGTAAATCTCCCAAAGACAGCAAAGTTAGCAGTTTCCTCCAGGCAGCTAAAGCCCGTCCCCGAAGAAAAGCCAGGAAATACCTTTACGCAGTAG GTGGCTACACTCGCCTGCAGGGAGGCCGCTGGAGCGACAGCAGAGCCCTCAGCTGCGTGGAACGTTTTGACACTTTCAGTCAGTTCTGGACTACTGTGTCTTCCCTGCATCAGGCTCGCAGTGGGCTGGGAGTTGCAGTGGTAGGAGGAATGGTCTATGCCATTGGAG GTGAGAAAGACTCCATGATTTTTGACTGTACAGAACGTTATGATCCTATTACTAAGCAATGGGCAGCTGTAGCTTCCATGAACCATCCTCGCTGTGGACTAGGAGTGTGTTCCTGCTATGGGACCATCTACGCTTTTG GAGGCTGGGTTGGAGCAGAGATTGGCACCTCGGTTGAACGTTTTGATCCTGAAGAGAATAGCTGGGAAGTGGTAGGCAGCATGGCATTGCCACGCTATAATTTTGGATGCTGTGAAATGCAAG GTTTAATTTATGTTGTTGGAGGCATTGGCAATGAAGGAATAGAACTGTGCTCTATGGAAGTCTATGAACCAATATCTAAGCGTTGGACTACACTCCCTGCAATGGGCACCAGAAGGGCATATTTGGGTGTGGCTGCTCTGAATGACTGCATCTATGCTGTTGGAGGATGGAACGAAACTCAAGGTGCACTTCCAACTGTTGAAAAATACTCTTTTGACGAG GAGAAATGGATGGAGGTCGCTTCAATGAAGGTTCCAAGAGCTGGCGTGTGTGTCGTAGCTGTGAACGGTCTACTATACGCCACAGGAGGCAGGACTGCTAGCTATGATTCAGCTGCCCCAGTAACTTCAGATTCTGTTGAGGTTTATAACCCACATCTGGATACTTGGACTGAAATTGCTAACATGATCACTAGCCGCTGTGAAGGAGGCGTGGCAGTGCTTTGA
- the TMEM69 gene encoding transmembrane protein 69 isoform X2 → MIRLLQRSCFQVPSKMVYLQTHSGKSKAVPFTRVLAILPNSQLFRQVPASITKAKGFHSSCCSWKKKKPPEPAPRELDLLRYDMKFLKDSPKPALYLSFAALIPFVSVPLLMAIQEVFYPELVFAQIAYGASVVSFLGGIRWGFALPEGSPAKPDWINLANSVVPSLIAWIALLFHDDLTQAGIMVVMGLGIALHYDLALLPTYPSWFKALRAILTIVAASSLVASLLIINTFPERRLTYKASEVELSK, encoded by the exons ATGATCCGCCTTCTACAACGATCTTGTTTTCAAGTTCCTTCCAAG ATGGTTTATCTTCAAACTCATTCTGGGAAGAGTAAAGCAGTTCCTTTTACACGTGTGCTGGCTATCCTACCAAATTCGCAGCTGTTTAGACAGGTTCCTGCCAGCATAACCAAGGCAAAGGGATTCCATTCTTCCTGCTGTAGTTGGAAGAAAAAGAAGCCACCAGAACCTGCACCCCGAGAACTGGACTTGTTGCGATATGACATGAAATTTCTAAAGGACTCTCCAAAGCCAGCCCTTTACTTAAGCTTTGCAGCACTAATTCCATTTGTTTCAGTACCATTGTTAATGGCCATCCAGGAAGTCTTCTACCCAGAGTTGGTATTTGCTCAAATTGCATATGGTGCTTCTGTAGTATCTTTCCTGGGAGGGATTAGGTGGGGATTTGCTCTTCCAGAAGGCAGTCCTGCCAAACCAGATTGGATTAATTTGGCTAACAGTGTTGTTCCTTCGTTAATAGCCTGGATTGCCTTGCTTTTCCATGATGACCTCACTCAAGCTGGAATCATGGTTGTAATGGGCTTAGGGATAGCCCTGCATTATGACCTGGCTCTCCTCCCCACCTATCCCAGTTGGTTTAAAGCTTTGAGGGCAATCTTAACTATCGTGGCTGCATCTTCTTTGGTTGCATCATTACTTATTATTAACACTTTTCCAGAAAGGCGTTTAACCTATAAAGCGAGTGAAGTGGAATTATCCAAATAA
- the TMEM69 gene encoding transmembrane protein 69 isoform X1, which produces MPEAFGILGGEGASPPRSEARAPLVLHQDLLKMIRLLQRSCFQVPSKMVYLQTHSGKSKAVPFTRVLAILPNSQLFRQVPASITKAKGFHSSCCSWKKKKPPEPAPRELDLLRYDMKFLKDSPKPALYLSFAALIPFVSVPLLMAIQEVFYPELVFAQIAYGASVVSFLGGIRWGFALPEGSPAKPDWINLANSVVPSLIAWIALLFHDDLTQAGIMVVMGLGIALHYDLALLPTYPSWFKALRAILTIVAASSLVASLLIINTFPERRLTYKASEVELSK; this is translated from the exons ATGCCGGAGGCGTTTGGAatcctgggaggagaaggtgcttcccccccccgctCAGAAGCACGTGCGCCTCTTGTTCTGCACCAAG ATTTGCTGAAAATGATCCGCCTTCTACAACGATCTTGTTTTCAAGTTCCTTCCAAG ATGGTTTATCTTCAAACTCATTCTGGGAAGAGTAAAGCAGTTCCTTTTACACGTGTGCTGGCTATCCTACCAAATTCGCAGCTGTTTAGACAGGTTCCTGCCAGCATAACCAAGGCAAAGGGATTCCATTCTTCCTGCTGTAGTTGGAAGAAAAAGAAGCCACCAGAACCTGCACCCCGAGAACTGGACTTGTTGCGATATGACATGAAATTTCTAAAGGACTCTCCAAAGCCAGCCCTTTACTTAAGCTTTGCAGCACTAATTCCATTTGTTTCAGTACCATTGTTAATGGCCATCCAGGAAGTCTTCTACCCAGAGTTGGTATTTGCTCAAATTGCATATGGTGCTTCTGTAGTATCTTTCCTGGGAGGGATTAGGTGGGGATTTGCTCTTCCAGAAGGCAGTCCTGCCAAACCAGATTGGATTAATTTGGCTAACAGTGTTGTTCCTTCGTTAATAGCCTGGATTGCCTTGCTTTTCCATGATGACCTCACTCAAGCTGGAATCATGGTTGTAATGGGCTTAGGGATAGCCCTGCATTATGACCTGGCTCTCCTCCCCACCTATCCCAGTTGGTTTAAAGCTTTGAGGGCAATCTTAACTATCGTGGCTGCATCTTCTTTGGTTGCATCATTACTTATTATTAACACTTTTCCAGAAAGGCGTTTAACCTATAAAGCGAGTGAAGTGGAATTATCCAAATAA